The Porphyrobacter sp. LM 6 sequence AGGCTGGTGCCGCCAAGGAAAAGCGGAATGCCGGTCTGGGCGATCATCCATTCGGGCAGCACGCAGACCACGGTAAGATACAGCGCGCCGACCACGGTGATGCGCGTAAGCACATATTCGAGATAATCGGCGGTGCGCTTGCCCGGACGGATACCGGGAATGAAGCCGCCGTTCTTCTTCAGGTTGTCTGCCGTTTCCTCGGGGTTGAAGACAACCGCGGTGTAGAAGAAGCAGAAGAAGATGATCCCGATCGCGTAGAGCGTCATATAGAGCGGCTGGCCGTGCGCGAGATACTGGTTGATCTGCTGGAGGATCGAACCGCCCGTGGTGGTGGGATCGATCGAACTGCCGGCAAACTGGGTGATCGTCAGCGGCAGCAACAGCAGTGAGCTGGCGAAGATCGGAGGGATAACGCCTGCGGTGTTGATCTTGAGCGGCAGGTGCGAACGTTCGGCCTGCATCATGCCGCGTTGGCTCGCCCGCTTCGGATACTGGATCAGCAGGCGGCGCTGGGCGCGCTCCATGAACGAGATCAGCAGGATCAGGCCCACCACCATCGCGAAGAAACCGATGATGATCCAGGGCGCGATCGAGCCGGTGCGGCCCCCTTCGAAGAGGTTGGTCGCAAAGCTCGGAAACTGCGCCACGATGCCCGCCATGATAATCAGCGAAACACCGTTGCCGATGCCGCGGCTGGTGATCTGCTCACCCAGCCACAACAGGAACATGGTGCCGCCAACGAGGCTGATCACCGCTCCGACACGGAACAGGTAGCCGGGATTGACCACAGCCTGCAGGCCGCTCTGGGCGGCGAAAGTTTCCAGCCCGACAGCGAGGAAGTAGCCTTGGATCGCACACAGCAGCACCGCCCCATAGCGGGTGTACTGGTTGAGCTTCTGGCGACCGCTGGCGCCTTCCTTCTTGAGCGCGGCGAGCGCCGGGTGCAGCGCCGAGGCCATCTGCACAACAATCGATGCCGTGATGTAGGGCATGACGCCGAGCGCAATGAGGCTCATGCGCTCAAGGCTGCCGCCCGAAAATGCATTGAACAGATCGAGGATACCGCCGCGGGTCTGGTCGTAGAGATCGCCCAGGATCAGCGGATTGACGCCGGGCAGCGGCACAAAGCTCAGGAACCGGAAAACGATCAACGCCCCGATGGTGAACCAGATGCGTTGCTTGAGCTCTGTCGCCTTGGCAAAATTGCCCAGGTTCAGGTTGCTCGCGATATTGTCGGCGCGTGATGCCATGTCGTCTCGTCGATCCTAGCTCTTGATCCGGGCGCGCGGGGCTCGCGAACAGGCCCGAAAAGGGGCCGCTGCGGCGCGCGAGAGCGTAAATAGGGAGCGCGGGGGCTCTTGTCGAACCCCCGCGCTCACCATTTCGTCGATTACTTCGCCTTGGCGGCCTTGTTGGCGTCGCGGCGGGCGAGCTTCTTTTCGTGCTCGGGGGTCGGGGCAGGCGCCACTTCGACCTTGCCGCCGGCCTTTTCGACCGCAGCGATCGCACCCTTGGTGGCACCGGTCACAGCGAAGGTCGCCTTGGCGGTGATTTCACCCTTGCCAAGCAGACGCACGCCGTCCTTGCCGCCACGCACGAGGCCGGCTGCACGCAGCGCTTCCTCGGTGATGGTGCCCTTGGCGTCGAGCTTGCCGGCGTCGATGAACTTCTGCACCATGCCGATGTTCACTTCGGCGTAGTCCTTACCGAACGGGTTGTTGAACCCGCGCTTCGGCAGGCGCATGTGCAGCGGCATCTGGCCGCCTTCGAAGCCCTTGATGGCCACACCCGAACGGGCCTTCTGGCCCTTCTGGCCGCGTGCCGAGGTCTTGCCCTTGCCCGAGCCGATACCACGGCCGACACGGACGCGGCCCTTGCGGGCACCGGCGTTGTCGCGGATGTCATTCAGTTTCATAGTCGTGCACTCGCTTTCGCTTTTGTCGCGCTGAGAGATGGAAAGCCCCGCCGGAGCGGGGCTTGCCGGATGTTTAGTCGATCACCTGGACCAGATGCGGGATCTTGGCGATCGCGCCGCGCACCTCGGGGGTGTCCTGACGCTCGACGATCTTGTGCATCTTGTTCAGCCCCAGACCGATGAGGATCTGGCGCTGGCTTTCCGGGCGACGGATCGGCGAACCGATCTGCTTGATCTTGATGGTAGCCATCTGGGATTACTCCACAATCGCCGCAGCGTCGGCTTCGGCCTCGGCTGCGCTGGCCCCGCCCCGACCCAGGAGGTCGGCAACCTTCTTGCCGCGACGCTGGGCAACCGACTTCGGCGAAGTCTGCTCCTGCAGAGCGTCAAAGGTGGCGCGGATCATGTTGTAGGGGTTCGAGGTGCCGACCGACTTGGTCACCACGTCGGCAACGCCGAGGCTCTCGAACACGGCACGCATCGGACCACCGGCGATGATGCCGGTCCCCGGAGGCGCGGTACGCAGGGTCACCTTGCCCGCGCCGAAACGGCCGTTGCCGTCATGGTGCAGGGTGCGGCCTTCCTTGAGCGGAACGCGGATCATCTTCTTACGCGCCGAAGCGGTCGCCTTGGTGATCGCTTCAGGCACTTCGCGAGCCTTGCCATGGCCGAAGCCGACGCGGCCCTGGCCGTCGCCGACCACAACCAGCGCTGCAAAGCCGAAGCGCTTGCCGCCCTTCACGGTCTTCGAGACGCGGTTGATGTGAACCAGCTTCTCGATGATGCCGTCATCTTCTTCCTGCTTGCCGCCGCGACGATCGTCACGGTTGCCGCGACCGCGACCACGGCCTTCGCCGCCTTCACGATTGCCGCCCCGGCCACGGCCACGACGGCCCTGGGTTTCGCCGGCGTCGCCGCCGATGTCGCCCGCCACGTCGACGGTGTCGATGGTGTTTTCGTCAGCCATTATCAGAAC is a genomic window containing:
- the secY gene encoding preprotein translocase subunit SecY — its product is MASRADNIASNLNLGNFAKATELKQRIWFTIGALIVFRFLSFVPLPGVNPLILGDLYDQTRGGILDLFNAFSGGSLERMSLIALGVMPYITASIVVQMASALHPALAALKKEGASGRQKLNQYTRYGAVLLCAIQGYFLAVGLETFAAQSGLQAVVNPGYLFRVGAVISLVGGTMFLLWLGEQITSRGIGNGVSLIIMAGIVAQFPSFATNLFEGGRTGSIAPWIIIGFFAMVVGLILLISFMERAQRRLLIQYPKRASQRGMMQAERSHLPLKINTAGVIPPIFASSLLLLPLTITQFAGSSIDPTTTGGSILQQINQYLAHGQPLYMTLYAIGIIFFCFFYTAVVFNPEETADNLKKNGGFIPGIRPGKRTADYLEYVLTRITVVGALYLTVVCVLPEWMIAQTGIPLFLGGTSLLIVVNVTVDTITQVQSHLLAHQYGDLIKKAKLKGKLR
- the rplO gene encoding 50S ribosomal protein L15, yielding MKLNDIRDNAGARKGRVRVGRGIGSGKGKTSARGQKGQKARSGVAIKGFEGGQMPLHMRLPKRGFNNPFGKDYAEVNIGMVQKFIDAGKLDAKGTITEEALRAAGLVRGGKDGVRLLGKGEITAKATFAVTGATKGAIAAVEKAGGKVEVAPAPTPEHEKKLARRDANKAAKAK
- the rpmD gene encoding 50S ribosomal protein L30, producing the protein MATIKIKQIGSPIRRPESQRQILIGLGLNKMHKIVERQDTPEVRGAIAKIPHLVQVID
- the rpsE gene encoding 30S ribosomal protein S5; its protein translation is MADENTIDTVDVAGDIGGDAGETQGRRGRGRGGNREGGEGRGRGRGNRDDRRGGKQEEDDGIIEKLVHINRVSKTVKGGKRFGFAALVVVGDGQGRVGFGHGKAREVPEAITKATASARKKMIRVPLKEGRTLHHDGNGRFGAGKVTLRTAPPGTGIIAGGPMRAVFESLGVADVVTKSVGTSNPYNMIRATFDALQEQTSPKSVAQRRGKKVADLLGRGGASAAEAEADAAAIVE